A genomic region of Nostoc sp. UHCC 0702 contains the following coding sequences:
- a CDS encoding peptidase S8: MRRLILLCLFVIGLVTAVFGYLNFQGLAAKGEFDTILLDFREDIPRELVKQDLQAIALQYNVIPQLDNKFSAQDNVYIIKGDRQRLKELQKSQFAKATEFIEPNYIYRIIPQPSEAVGLRTVLPSSDGEQVTPSLTGPNDQYYSKQWNLHQIGVEGAWRETKGSGVTVAVIDSGITRVRDLEQTKLVKGYDFVNDRESATDDNGHGTHVAGTVAQSTNNNYGVAGIAYEASLMPLKVLSSSGGGTVADIAEAIKFAADKGADVINMSLGGGGDSQLIKQAIEYAHRKGVVIIAAAGNQNANGASYPARYPHVIGVSALGPDGEKASYSNFGAGVDISAPGGSKAGTILQESIDENGQVAFVGLEGTSMASPHVAGVAALIKATGIKDPDEVLKVLKQSARVIPDDSLNYYGAGQLNAEAAVKLAIQGQITFQDFFRWLRDNGYLNPGFWIDGGAIALLPKVLMVLGSYLLAWFLRVYFPFTWSWSLSSGLIAGSSGLFFLKGIYIFDLPQWPFRVLGSSIPELGNSIQGTNAFNPLFASVLIPIVLIALLLGHPSWKWFAIGSTLGVAACLTVSAIYDPAVWGLGSGNLARFFLIVNALLCYGLARLALKNESKPA, encoded by the coding sequence ATGAGAAGACTTATATTATTGTGCTTGTTTGTCATTGGGTTAGTAACTGCTGTGTTTGGCTACCTGAATTTTCAGGGGCTAGCAGCTAAAGGTGAGTTCGACACGATTTTGCTTGATTTTCGGGAAGATATTCCAAGAGAATTAGTGAAGCAGGATTTACAAGCGATCGCCCTTCAATACAACGTTATACCCCAATTAGACAACAAATTTTCAGCCCAGGACAATGTTTATATTATCAAAGGCGATCGCCAGCGACTGAAAGAACTACAAAAATCTCAATTTGCTAAAGCAACAGAATTCATTGAGCCAAATTACATCTACAGGATAATTCCCCAACCAAGTGAAGCGGTTGGGCTAAGAACAGTTTTACCATCTTCAGATGGTGAGCAAGTAACCCCCTCGTTAACTGGCCCTAATGACCAGTATTACAGCAAACAGTGGAACTTGCACCAAATCGGTGTCGAAGGCGCGTGGAGAGAAACCAAAGGTAGCGGCGTCACCGTTGCTGTAATTGATTCAGGCATTACTCGTGTACGCGACTTGGAACAGACAAAGCTTGTCAAAGGCTATGATTTTGTTAACGACCGTGAATCAGCCACAGATGACAACGGACACGGTACTCATGTCGCCGGTACTGTTGCTCAATCTACCAATAACAACTATGGTGTAGCTGGCATTGCTTATGAAGCTAGCCTCATGCCGCTAAAGGTACTCAGTTCCAGTGGCGGTGGTACCGTTGCTGATATTGCCGAAGCCATTAAATTTGCTGCTGATAAAGGTGCAGATGTCATTAATATGAGCTTGGGTGGTGGCGGTGACAGCCAGTTAATTAAGCAAGCAATAGAATATGCCCATAGAAAAGGTGTAGTCATAATTGCCGCCGCAGGCAATCAAAACGCCAATGGGGCAAGTTATCCAGCACGTTATCCCCACGTTATCGGCGTTTCTGCACTCGGCCCAGATGGCGAAAAAGCAAGCTATTCTAACTTTGGTGCTGGGGTTGATATCTCCGCCCCTGGTGGTAGTAAAGCTGGTACCATTTTGCAAGAAAGCATCGACGAAAACGGCCAAGTTGCATTTGTGGGACTTGAAGGTACTAGCATGGCTTCCCCTCACGTTGCGGGTGTGGCAGCATTAATCAAAGCTACTGGCATCAAAGATCCAGATGAAGTATTAAAAGTTCTCAAGCAGTCAGCAAGAGTTATCCCAGATGATAGTTTAAACTATTACGGCGCCGGACAACTCAATGCCGAAGCAGCAGTCAAACTTGCCATTCAAGGGCAAATCACTTTCCAAGATTTCTTCCGGTGGTTACGCGATAACGGCTATCTTAACCCAGGTTTTTGGATTGATGGCGGTGCCATAGCACTGTTGCCCAAAGTTTTAATGGTATTGGGTTCGTATTTGTTGGCTTGGTTTTTACGAGTTTACTTTCCCTTCACTTGGAGTTGGTCTTTATCCAGTGGCTTAATTGCTGGCAGTTCTGGTTTATTCTTCCTCAAAGGAATTTATATCTTTGACCTTCCCCAGTGGCCTTTCCGAGTTTTGGGCAGTTCCATTCCCGAACTAGGCAACAGCATACAGGGCACCAATGCTTTTAATCCCCTATTTGCCAGTGTCTTGATTCCCATTGTTTTAATAGCATTACTACTAGGACATCCTAGTTGGAAATGGTTTGCCATTGGTTCCACGCTAGGTGTTGCAGCTTGCTTGACAGTCAGTGCAATTTACGACCCAGCAGTTTGGGGTTTAGGAAGTGGTAACTTAGCTAGGTTCTTCCTCATCGTCAATGCCCTACTTTGTTATGGGCTGGCTAGATTAGCATTAAAAAACGAAAGTAAACCAGCATAG
- a CDS encoding P-II family nitrogen regulator gives MKKVEAIIRPFKLDEVKIALVNAGIVGMTVSEVRGFGRQKGQTERYRGSEYTVEFLQKLKVEIVVEDSQVDMVVDKIIAAARTGEIGDGKIFISPVEQVIRIRTGEKNTEAV, from the coding sequence ATGAAGAAAGTAGAAGCAATTATCCGGCCATTTAAGCTTGATGAGGTAAAAATTGCTTTGGTGAACGCTGGTATTGTGGGGATGACGGTTTCTGAAGTCCGGGGGTTCGGACGGCAGAAAGGCCAAACAGAACGTTATCGGGGTTCTGAGTACACCGTTGAGTTTCTGCAAAAGCTGAAAGTGGAAATCGTTGTCGAGGACAGCCAAGTTGATATGGTAGTGGACAAAATTATTGCTGCTGCCCGCACAGGCGAAATTGGCGACGGCAAAATTTTCATCTCTCCTGTTGAGCAAGTTATTCGGATTCGTACTGGAGAAAAGAACACAGAAGCAGTTTAA
- the thiD gene encoding bifunctional hydroxymethylpyrimidine kinase/phosphomethylpyrimidine kinase has product MNAETISSVPVALTIAGSDSGGGAGIQADLRTFAFHCVHGTSAITCVTAQNTLGVARVDAMPVEAVVAQIQAVVEDIGVQAAKTGMLLNQEIISAVAEQVEALQIDNLVVDPVMVSRTGAQLIDDEAVKTLRENLIPKAAIVTPNRYEAQILSGLQINSLDDMGQAAQTIHENLGAKAVLVKGGGMQGNLRGVDIWFDGEKLEILTTRQVETKNTHGTGCTLSAAIAANLAMGNDLWPAVQQAKEYVTTALSYALEIGKGQGPVGHFFSLLQN; this is encoded by the coding sequence ATGAACGCTGAAACAATATCCAGTGTGCCTGTTGCTTTAACCATTGCTGGTTCAGATAGTGGTGGTGGTGCAGGAATTCAAGCTGATTTACGTACTTTTGCCTTTCATTGTGTTCACGGTACTAGCGCTATCACCTGTGTCACGGCACAGAACACTTTGGGGGTGGCGCGGGTTGATGCTATGCCAGTGGAGGCAGTTGTGGCACAAATTCAAGCAGTGGTTGAGGATATCGGCGTACAAGCTGCAAAAACGGGAATGTTACTCAATCAAGAAATTATCTCTGCTGTTGCAGAGCAAGTGGAAGCTTTACAAATCGATAACTTAGTGGTTGACCCGGTGATGGTATCACGCACGGGGGCACAATTGATTGATGATGAAGCTGTGAAGACTCTGCGCGAGAATTTGATTCCCAAGGCGGCTATTGTGACGCCAAATCGTTATGAAGCACAGATTTTGAGCGGTTTACAAATTAATTCCCTGGATGATATGGGCCAAGCTGCTCAAACCATTCATGAAAATTTGGGGGCGAAGGCTGTTTTAGTTAAAGGTGGAGGAATGCAAGGAAATTTACGTGGTGTTGATATCTGGTTTGATGGCGAAAAACTAGAAATCTTGACCACAAGGCAAGTAGAAACCAAAAATACCCACGGTACTGGTTGTACACTATCAGCAGCGATCGCTGCTAACCTGGCAATGGGAAATGACTTGTGGCCTGCTGTACAACAGGCAAAGGAGTATGTCACCACTGCACTTTCTTACGCCCTAGAGATTGGCAAAGGGCAAGGCCCTGTGGGACACTTTTTTTCATTGTTACAAAATTAG
- a CDS encoding nuclear transport factor 2 family protein, translating into MTNHTEAIETIIAAYFANIAAMNPEGWVENFAEDAVSYDPVGEPPTKIHEGFRQFIGQLQAVFEKLEPITEHIFVAGNEAAVKWTMHGLSKSGKSVTFEGITIFEINEASKIQTTRAYWNPAQMVAQLRS; encoded by the coding sequence ACAGAAGCTATTGAAACAATAATCGCCGCCTACTTTGCCAACATTGCAGCCATGAATCCAGAAGGCTGGGTAGAAAACTTTGCTGAAGATGCCGTTAGTTACGATCCGGTTGGCGAACCACCAACAAAAATTCATGAAGGATTCCGTCAGTTTATCGGACAGTTGCAAGCAGTCTTTGAAAAACTGGAACCGATAACTGAGCATATCTTTGTTGCTGGCAATGAAGCAGCAGTCAAGTGGACAATGCACGGACTCAGCAAGAGTGGCAAATCAGTAACCTTCGAGGGAATCACGATTTTCGAGATTAACGAAGCTAGCAAGATTCAAACGACTCGCGCATATTGGAATCCCGCTCAGATGGTAGCTCAACTGCGCTCTTAA
- a CDS encoding thioredoxin family protein: MSLAVIKFSSEECGICHKMSFYDQKVAEELGLQFIDVKMQDTATYRKYRKILLTQYPDKSEMGWPTYILCDSPEEEFQIIGEVKGGHPKGEFRSRLQEVLNSTASA; encoded by the coding sequence ATGAGTTTAGCTGTCATTAAGTTCTCTTCGGAAGAGTGCGGCATCTGCCACAAAATGTCTTTTTATGACCAAAAGGTGGCTGAAGAGCTGGGTTTGCAATTTATTGATGTGAAAATGCAAGATACAGCTACTTACCGCAAGTATCGTAAAATTTTGTTAACCCAATATCCAGATAAATCAGAAATGGGATGGCCCACTTATATTCTCTGTGATTCTCCAGAAGAGGAATTTCAGATTATAGGTGAAGTAAAAGGGGGTCATCCCAAAGGGGAGTTTAGAAGCCGCCTGCAAGAGGTTCTGAATTCAACGGCTAGTGCTTGA